In the genome of Mucilaginibacter sp. 14171R-50, the window AGCTAAAAAATGTTTTGTAAATGAGATCGATCGTTCGTGGTGTTGTTATCGTACTGTGCATGTTTGTGGCTTTTAATGCATCGGCACAAAAGAAAAAGAAGGATGTTACCCAGTTTGTCGACCCTTTTATAGGTACCGGTGGGCACGGTCATACTTATCCCGGGGCGGTTGCCCCTTTTGGGATGGTACAGTTAAGTCCGGATACCCGTTTGGAAGGCTGGGACGGCGTTTCGGGATACCATTATACCGACAGCCTGGTTTATGGTTTTTCGCACACGCATCTAAGCGGTACCGGTATAGCCGACTTGTGCGATGTATTATTTATGCCGACCACCGGCCAACCACAACTAAAAAACACTGACTATCGCTCGGGCTTTAAAAAAAAGAACGAAGACGCTTCCCCGGGCTACTACGCTACCAAACTTGATAAATACAATATAGATGTTGAACTAACAGCCACAACCCGCGTAGGTGTTCATAAATATGATTATAACGGCGCCCAGCAAGGTAATATCATCATCGACCTGCAACACCGAGACGAGGTGCTCGATTCGTGGATAGAGGTTGTTAACGACCACGAGATACGTGGTTTCCGTCGTTCAAAATCATGGGCTACAGACCAGCACCTGTACTTTTACGCCAAGTTCTCCAAGCCGTTTAAAACCTACGGCATTGCGCTGAATGATGCGGTTCAACCGGGCCAAAGCAAATTACAGGGCAAGAATATAAAAATGTACATCACTTTTGACGATCCGGGTACGGTTATTTCAAAGGTTGGTATCTCGTCAGTAAGCGCCGAGGGTGCATTGAAAAATCTGGATACCGAAATGCCCGATTTCGACTTTAAAAAGATATTAAAGGCAACAAAATTCGCCTGGAACGAGGAACTTTCAAAAATACAGGTTGAAGGGGGTGCGCCCCCCCTCGCGCAGCAAAAACAGGCCAATTCTATATATAATCCTTACGGTTATCGCGTCCCTGTGCCTAAAAAGAAACAGATGGAAGTGCCTGATGTGGGTAAGTTAAAGCAGATCATGTTTTATACTGCACTGTACCATTGCATGGTTGCGCCAAGTATTTACAATGATGTGGATGGGCAGTATCGCGGGCTGGATCAAAAGATCCACACTGCAACAGGATTTAACTACTATACAGCATTTTCGTTGTGGGATACCTACCGCGCCGAAAACCCTCTGCTAAACCTGATTGACCGTAAACGTACTTCCGACTTTATAAAAACCTTTTTGGCGGTTTATGAACAGGGCGGGCTGTTACCCATCTGGCCATTGGCAACTACCGAAACCTATTGCATGGTGGGCAACCACTCTATACCGGTTATTGTAGATGCGTATGCAAAGGGCATACGCGATTTTAACGCCGAAGAAGCCTTTACCGCCATGAAGGCCGCTGTAAACCGCAACCAGTTTGGGCTGGATAACTACCGCGAAACGGGCGCTGTAAACGCCGATGTTGAGCACGAATCTGTTTCAAAGACACTGGATTATGCTTTTGACGACTGGTGTATAGCCCAAATGGCCAAAATGCTGAACAAACCGCAGGATTACGCCGAATACATAAAGCGCGCGCAATACTGGAAAAACGTGCATAACAACCAAAACGGCTTTATGCAGGCCAGGGATAACGGCGGCTGGTATACTCCTTTTGAACCTACCGAGATCAATAACAACTACACCGAGGGCAACGCGTGGCAATACAGCTTTTTAGTGCCGCAGGATGTTGAGGGGCTGATAAAAAGCCTGGGCGGTAAGGCCGGTTTTGAAACTAAACTGGACGAACTGTTCAGCACTAACGCGCCGTTAAGCGGTCGCCAGCAGGACGATGTTACCGGTTTGGTGGGCCAGTACGCGCATGGCAACGAGCCAAGTCACCATATAGCCTACCTCTACAATTTTACCGATGCCCCGGATAAAACGCAGTATTATGTAAACAAGATATTGCGCGAACAGTACAGCGCCAAACCCGACGGATTATCCGGCAATGAGGATTGCGGACAAATGTCGGCCTGGTATGTAATGAGTTCGCTGGGGATATATAATATTGCCCCCGGGCAGCAGCAATACCAGATAGGTACACCGCAGTTCGAGAAAATGGTTATCAATCTGGAGAATGGTAAGAAATTTACCATCAGCAATCCGGGTGCTACGGTTGGTCGCGGTAATTTTTATGTGCAAGGCATGAACCTTAATAAAAAGCCGTACAACAAGTTGTACATCAACTACGAAGATGTTGAAAAAGGCGGTGATTTTGAGGTATTTACAGGCAGGCTTGCCAATAAACTGTTTATGCAGGAACTGGAGAAACCGACCTCGAAGATAACGGATGATCTGATCGTGCCTAACCCATATATCATATCGGGTACTAAAACATTTAAGCAGTCTATTACAGTTGAAATAGCCTGCGCGGACAGCCTCGCTAAGATCTATTACACGCTGGATGGTACCACCCCGACCGAAAACTCAACCCCGTACACTAAACCTATAGCCATAATGGTTAATACTAACGTTAAGGCGATAGCTGTTAAAGACGGCAAAAGCAGTTTTGTAGACAAGGCCGAGTTCACCAAAATACGCGGCGACATCAAGCTTACGCTGATCAATAAGTACCTGCCGAACTATTCAGCACAAGGGGATGAGACCCTGATAAACGGCATACACGGCACCGCTAACTGGCGCTTAGGCAACTGGCAGGGCTACCAGAATAAAGACTTGGAAGCGGTAATAGATATGGGGCAGGTGAAACCTGTTAAACAAGTGAGTATTGGTACCTTACAGGATGCACGGTCGTGGATAGTTTTTCCGCCTAAGGTGGAGTACTGGCTGTCTGACGATGGTAAAAATTACAAGCTGGCCGCAACGGTAAACACAAAGGTGGATGTAAAAGACCTTACCGTACAAACCCAGGAATTTACCGCGCAGATAAACAAAAAAACAAGGTATATAAAACTGATAGCCAAGCAGTACGGAGCTTTACCTGAATGGCACGAAAGCAAAGGCAGCGCATCATATATCTTTGCAGATGAGATAACGGTAGAATAATATGGGCTACGATGAAAAGCAAGCAAACCGGGTTCGCGAGGCCTTAATAGATGCCGGCGACTTAACTGAAAAGCACATGTTTGGCGGCTTGTGTTTTATGGTTGATGATAAGATGTGCATCTGCGTACGCAACGCCAACCTGCTGTGCCGGGTAGGCCCGGATGAATTTGAAACAGCCTTAGAAAAACCAGGCGCAAGCACCATGAAGATGGGCGCCCGGACTATGAAAGGTTACGTGTATGTTGAGGAAGAATTTTTGCGAAAAAGTGAAGACTTTGATTACTGGATAAACGCTTCGCTGAGATATAATAAAGTAGCAAAAAAACTTAAAAAAACTTGACTTTTTTCCGGGTTTTTCTGGCGAAATTTTACTTTTCCCAGCCTGTTTCTTTAAGCGCCGGGTCATTCTCTTTTGCCAGGAAATCGTTGTTAGAAAGTGAGCCGGCATCCCATTCCAAAATGGCTTCGTCGGGTACAATTTCTACGGGTGTTTTCCACGAGGTGGAGGTTTCATTGTAAGCAATGTTCGACTGCCGCGAGTAGCACGATATAACAGACCAGCGAGGCCCGTCAGATAAGTTAGCTTCTGACCGGTGCAACAGGTTGCTATGGAACAGCAGGGCATCGCCGGGTTGCAGTTCGCAATACACCAGTGGCATAGTTTGCAGGGCGTTGTTTACCATTACCATATCGGCCCCTACCTGCTCACCGGCAAAACCGTGGTTTACCCGCCCTAACTTGTGCGACCCTTTTATTACCTGCAGGCAGCCATTCTCTTTATTTGCGTTGGTAAGCGCTACCATGACGCTCATCAACTGGTCCGGAAACATAAACTGGTTCTTGTACCAGTAGCCATAATCCTGGTGCCACTCCCAGGCCCCGCCTACCCTCGGCTCCTTCTGCATCAGCTTTGAATGGAAATGGCAAACCGGTGCATCGCCATCCAGCAGCTGGTTAACGGGTGTTATCATCTTTTGGCTTCGGGTTAAATAGCCAAACACATCATTACCCGGTGTAAACCATAGCGATAAGCGTGTTTTTTTGCCGCTCTGGTCATTCAGGTCGAGCGCGTTCTTGCGCATGGCATCGTCATTTAGCGCGGTGCTGTATAGCTTTTCGACCTCGGCAGCCGAACAAAAGTCCTTCACTATGAGGTAGCCATCGCGGTGATAATCGCTTAGTTGCTGCGCGGATAACGGTTTATTTGTCATGATTTGTTTTAACTGGTCAGTAAATTTAAGCAAGTAATTGTCAAATTACCATACCGCATTAGGGGGCAATTGCTAAATAACTACATTAGCGCGGTGAAACTCTACATCAAAAATATGGTGTGCAGCCGTTGCAAAATGGTTGTAAAGGCCGAACTTGAAAAAGCCGGTCTGCACCCTACATCGGTAGAATTGGGCGAAGTAGACCTGAGCGACGAGCCGGATAAAACAGCTGTAACGGGTTTGAATGATAACCTGAAGTTACTGGGTTTCGAGATCATAGACGATCGCAAAAGCCGGATCATAGAGCAAATAAAAAACGCGATAGTTACCCTGATCCACCATACTGACGAATTTTTGAACCTGAATTTGTCTGAATACCTCTCCACGCAGTTAAACTACGATTACGGATACCTCAGCAACCTGTTCTCGGAAGTGGAAGGTACCACTATCGAGAAATACTTTATCGCCCAAAAAATTGAGAAGGTTAAAGAGCTGATGATGTACGACGAACTCACCTTATCGCAAATTGCAAACCAGCTTGGTTATAGCAGCGTGGCTTATCTCTCTTCTCAATTTAAAAAACAAACCGGCCTTACGCCTACGTTTTACCGAGCTTTAAAAGAAAATAAGCGCCGCAACATCGAAGACCTGTAAATGTTATAAGTCTTTCCAGTAATTATGTAACGTCTCCGCGCGGCCCTGTTGGTACCTTTGTGTTATAAATTTAAAAATCATGACACATACGTATAATATAACCGGCATGACCTGCACAGGTTGCCAGGCAAAAGTACAATCATTGTTATCAGGCGTTCCGGAAGTAACCGGGGTGAATATCAACCTGGCCGAAGGCAAAGCCGACATTAGCATGAGCCGCCATGTAGACACGCAAACCCTGCAAGCGGCATTGGCACCATACCCTAAATATACCCTAACGGAAGCGCAGCACCCTGCCCCTGTACCATCATTTAGTTTGGATGATGAGGACAAGCGTTCGTTTTGGGAAACTTATAAGCCGGTGCTGCTCATATTCGGCTATGTATCGCTGCTTTCGGTGTTGGTTTCAGCTACTTTCGGCCTTGGCTGGATGGCAGGCATGCGCATATTTATGAGCGGTTTCTTCCTGGTGTTCTCGTTCTTTAAAATGCTTGATATAGCCGGTTTCGCGGATAGTTATGCCATGTATGACCTTTTAGCAAAAAAGATAAGGGCATGGGGCTACATCTATGTATTTATCGAACTGGCATTGGGTATAGCCTACGCTATAAACTTTAACCCATTTATTACCAACATTGTAACGCTTGTGGTAATGAGCGTAAGTACAATTGGTGTGCTGCAAAGCGTACTAAACAAACGCAAGATAAAATGTGCCTGCCTGGGCGCGGTTTTTAACCTTCCTATGAGCACCGTTTCCATTATTGAAGACGCTTTAATGATAGCCATGAGCGCGGTTATGCTTGCAATGCTTTAAAAATGTATGGTAAAATCAGTGTGGCCTTCAGCTATGGTCTTTAGCGAAAATTCGAAGCCGTGATTAAGCATTATCTCGCGCACCAAGGTTAGCCCTATGCCCTGCCCGTCTCTTTTGGTGCTGTAAAATGGCGTAAAAAGCTGCTTGCTTTGTTCGTTGCTGATGCCCTTCCCTGTATCGGTTATGGTTAATTTGCGGCCGCGGGCATCAACCGTAAAAGTTACCACGCCATCAGCTTCAATAGCTTCGATGGCGTTTTTTACGATATTGATCAGCGCCTGTTCCATCTGCTGCACATCGGCCATAATTATGACCGGTTGTTCAGTGGGATGGTATACCAGCGATATCTGCCGTTCATGCGCCTTTATCTGCATCAGCTCTATAACCGAGTTTAGCAGGTGGTTCAGGTCGGTTTGTTTTTTATTGGCATCCGGCAGCTTCACCAGGTCGGCGAAGTTTCGCATAAAGTGGTTAAGGTTCTGGTTTCTGTCAAAAGCAACCTGCAAAGCGTTGTTCAGCTGGCTGTCGGGTTCGTGCTGCCATAATTCACCGCTTTTTAATGCCGACTGGATAATGGAATTAACCGGGCCAATGGTGTTGTTTACCTCATGCGCCATCATGCGTATCACCTTGCCATAAGTATTCTTCTCTGCCGCCAGTATTTCGGCGGTAAGTTCTTCCATCATTATAAAATTCCGCTGAAAGCCCCTGTCTATAAAGTGCGATTTTTGAAGCTTATAAGTGGTTACGCCGCTTAGCTTTACAGTTATGGTTTCGCCGGCTTTAAGCAGCTTTGCCTGTTTAAACAGAGGGTGCTGCAGCTCATTGATGTTATTGCCTATAAGCTCTTTTTCATCAAGCCCTAATATTGCCAGCGCCTTTGGGTTTAACTGTTGTATACGCTCGTCGTGATCCAGAATGATGATACCGGTGGGCGACGTATAGATAAGCTTCTCCAGAAAAAAGTGCTGTTCTTCCTGTTGTGTGCGCTCGGTTCTTAATTCGTCTATCATTTGGTTATATACGTTTATCAGCTGGTCTACCTCGTGCTTGCCCGTAGGTAAAAATTTTACATTAAAATCGCGGTCCTTCAGTGCCTCTATGCCCTGCAACAGCATTTTTATAGGGCGTATCAGCTGTCCATATAAATTAATGGCTATTACTAACGATACAATTATAAATACCTCGGATATGATAAAGAAAACCCTGTCCTTATCAAAAATGTAAAAGGTAAGCCCCAGCGTTAGCAGGTGTAATATGGTAACAAACAGGATGTACTTAGTCCTCAGCTTCATCGTAAGGTATCTCAAACTTATCTAACCGGCGGTACAACGCGCTGCGGGTAAGGCCGAGGGCTGTAGCAGCTTTAGCCACCTTGTTTTTGTGATAAAGCATAGCTTTTTTTATCATCTCAATTTCCATTTCTTCTAACGTAATGGTACCTACTGCCGGCACCCTTGCATCGCCTTTTTTGGCGGGCGCTTGTTCCAGTTGCGATCTAAAATCATCAATATCCAGTTCGTTGGCCTTACTTACCAATATGGAACGTTCTACCAGGTTCTTCAACTGGCGTATGTTACCGGGCAAAGGCAGATGCTGCAGCCACTTCATGGCGCTTTTTGATACCGTTAGCGCAGGGCGGTTGTATATCTGTTTAAGATTGTTAATAAAAAAGTTAACCAGCAGCGGTATATCTCCCGGCCGTTCGCGCAGCGATGGCAGCGTAATAGTGATCAGGTTTATGCGGTACAGCAGGTCCTCGCGGAAACCGCCGCTGCTCACCATTTGATTCAGGTTTTTATTGGTGGCGCAAACCACCCTTACATCAACTGTTTTGGTGCGGCTGCTGCCCAATACCTCGTATGTCCTATCCTGCAATACGCGCAGTAATTTTACCTGGCTGCCCGCATCCAGATCGCCTATTTCGTCTAAAAAAATGGTGCCCTTGTTAGCCAGTTCAAAACGGCCAACCCTGTCAAAGCGCGCGTCGGTAAAGGCGCCGCGTATATGGCCAAACATTTCGCTCTCGAAAAGTGAGGTGGAAATACCGCCCAGGTTAACCTTTATAAAAGGCTTATTGGCGCGCAGGCTGTTTTGGTGCACCGCTTCGGCTATCAGCTCCTTACCCGTACCGCTTTCGCCCATTATCAATATGGAGGCGTCGGTACCGGCAACACGGCCAATAGTTTCCAATATCTGCAGCATCCGCGGGTCTTCGCCAATAATATGCTGAAAGTTATATTCTTTATCCAGCTGTTTGCGGGTGCGGTTCACGGCGGTCTTATCCTGCAAGTCTATCAGCGTTTTTACCGATTGCAGCAGGTGGCCGTTATCCCAGGGCTTATTTATAAAATCGTTGGCGCCTAACTTCATGCCCTGTACGGCCAGGGCTATGCTGCCCCAGCCGGTAATTAATATAACGGGTATTGCCGGTTCTATCTTTTTGATCTGCGCCAGCAAAGCCATACCCTCCTCGCCGGATGTACTGATCGAAAAATTAAGGTCGAGGATGATGAGCCCGGGCTTGTTTTCCTTGACCTGCCGAAGCGCTTCGGCAGGGGTTTCGGCGCCAGCTACCTCATACTTATGGCTTTTCAGCAGCAGCAGCAGCGAGGTGCGTACAGCAATGTCATCATCAATAACCAGGATCATATGGTCAAATCTAAAATATTATTCTTCATGTAAAGCAACTGCCGGTAAAATTGCCGATGCCTGTTTGCCTGGGTATAACGAACATATTAAAACCAGCAGGTAAATAAATATTACAGCTAAAAGCATTGCCACCAGGTAAACGCCTGCAGGCAAGTCAAATACATTCAGCAACGGGAACTGTATCGCGAAAAAAGCCCCGATGATAAGCGATAAGGTAGCCAGTATAATAGCCTCGCTCACCAGCTGGGCCGAAACCGAACTGCCGGGCGCACCAACAGCCCTGCGCAGCCCGATCTCGCCGCGGCGTTTATTAATATTATACCATAACACCCCAAAAATACCCAGGGCAACATTGATGATAAGAAATGCTGCTACGATTGAGAGTATGATAAGCGGCACCAGCGTAAACTTGTTGTAGGCTACCAGTTTATTATCCAGGTGCTCTATCTCGATGTTAGATTTTTTAAGCCTTCCGGCCATCAACTTATACAGTTTTCCTTCAAACGCCGCATCAGCCTGCGGGGCAACCTTTACCAGTATCTTACCCATCCACTTGTACGCGGCTGTATCCTGCAAATTATAAAGGCCATAAGTTGGCGACTGGTAATCGCCGTCGGTTTTAATATCGTCTATCACGCCGATGATCTTTCTTTTGTCTTCGGCTTTATCGCCAAACGTTTTGCCAACAGCCTCGGCTTTGCCAAAAACCTTTTCTTTGAGCATTTTATTGATGACCAGTATCTTCGTGGTGGATGCCCTATCAGCTTTGTTATACCAACGGCCTGCAAGCATTTTAGCGCCCATTACATCCAGGTAATTTTCGTCCATAAAAAAATTGTTAACGTTATGTACCTCAATGCCATTGCTGGTTAAGCCGGTGCTCATGTGGTTATTGGAGAACGGAATATTTGAACTGGCGTAACCGGCATCAACCACCAGCGGCATCGATTTTATATCGCGCAGCAGGTTTTGATATACCAAAGTTACCGAATCGGGGTTGTTGGTTTCCAGCGTGTGGTTGTAGCTAATAGCCCAAACATGGTTATAGTTAAAACCCATTGGCTTAGCGTAGTTATTATACGAGTTAAGCGCAAAGCTGAACACCGCAAATATGACAAGGAACGATAGCAGGATCTCTACAATAAGCAGCGAGTTTTGCTTTTTTTTATTCCATATCATTTTAAATAAATGCTTGAACATAATATTGTTTATTTAAGGTTGATAATTTTATTAGGCCTTTAAAGCCGTTACTACATTTAGTTTTGACATACGCCAGGCGGGATAAACGCCAGACAGCAAACCAAAAATGATACAGGTAAGTATGGTGTAGCCCAGCACCGTAAAGTTTAAACCCAGGTTAAGGTTAGCTATAAGCCTGGCCTGGTTAATAAAGTACATTACCACTAAGGATAATACCACGCCTATTGTGCCGCCTAAGAACGTCAGGATGAGGTTTTCGACCAGAAACTGATATACCAGTGTTTTGGATGATGCCCCAAAGGCCTTACGCACCCCTATTTCTGACGAACGTTCCATGATCCGGGTAATATTTACATTTACCAGGTTTAAGGTGGGCAGCAGCATAATGAACAGCGCGAACAGGGTTATAGCTGTTATGGCATAAACCATTCCGGACCGTGTTTCGTTGCCGGTGCGCACATAACCTTCTATGTATGAATCGGCATGGCTGTAAAGATGGTCCCACTCTTTACCCGGTATAGGTAGCTTAGCTACTATTCCGTCGTATTCCTTTTTCATTTTAGGCACATCCGCGCTGGTTTTAGCCAGCACTATGGCGTTGTAATTGCCCATATATCCTTTATCGGCATCAAGCCTGGTCTTAGATGTGGTGATAGGCAGGAATATATCTGCATATAGCAGATACGATGTTATTGGCAGGCTTTTTACCACGCCGCATACCCGGTATTTGATATCATCGGCTTCGATATATTTGCCAACCGCAGGGGTATCATCGTCGCCGAAATACTCCTTCTTCATATCCTCAGATATAACAGTAACGCGTTCGGCATTATCTTCCTGCTGTTTGCTGAAGGGCTTACCCTCTATGAAATCAAAATCGAGCACTTCCCAAAAAGCAGCGTTAGCATATTTATAGTTGATTACGATCTTACGGTTATTGACGTAAGTATTGGTAGAACCAAACCCCGATGAAATAGCCACCTTTACAGGTGTTTTCATTTTACTAATGTAATGGTCGATGTAATAATAGCTTAACCCGCTCGAGTTCATTGATTCTTTTCCGCGTAACTCCATCCTGCTGATATACAGCGAGCGGTCGCGTTTTTTATCGGGGTAATTATCGTTTACCACCTTATCAATAAAGGCGGTCATAACCATCAAAATGGTTATGGTAAAGCTAATGCCGAACAGGCTCAGAAAAGTAAAGAACTTTCTGCGCATCAATACCGCAATGGCTATTTTAAAGTAATTTTTTAACATGATCTTTTTTGTTTAGGCTGATGAATTATTGAACCTGCGAACCATCGAACAACCTTACCAAACGGTGGGTTTTCTGGGCCATGTTTTCGTCGTGGGTAACCATTACTATGGTGGTGCCCTCGTTACGGTTAAGCTGTAACAGGATATCCATTATCTCGTTACCCATTGCGCTATCCAGGTTACCGGTAGGCTCATCGGCCAGTATAATTTCCGGGCGGCCTACAATGGCACGGGCAATGGCCACACGCTGGCGCTGCCCGCCCGATAACTGTTTGGGGAAATGCTTTAATCGGTTACTTAGCCCTACTTTTTCCAACGCTTCGGTAGCCAGTTGCCTGCGCTCTTTAGCCGTGGTATCGCGATATAATAAAGGCAGTTCTACGTTATCTATCACTTGCAGGTCGCCTATCAGGTGGTAGCTCTGGAATATAAAGCCCAGCTTTTGGTTGCGAAACTTAGCCAGCTGCTTGTCCTTAAGATTATTAGTGGTTTGGTCGGCTATGTTAATGCTGCCTTTTGAGGGCATATCCAATAAGCCCATAATGTTCAGCAAAGTACTTTTGCCGCAGCCCGAAGGGCCCATTATAGATAAAAATTCGCCTTTGGCAACCTCAAGGTTTATGCCGTTAAGGGCCAGTGTTTCAATAGTATCTGTACGATATACTTTTTGAATGTTTTGTAGTTTTATCATGTGAGTTAAGTTATAATTATGATTTTATTTATAGGTTATTTTCTGATTTTTTTCAAAGTCGTAAAGGGATAGATAACGCAACTGGTAGTAAGCGCCCCAGAAGTCGCGCAGGGCGGCCACATAGTCGCGTTTAGCGCGGTCATTCTCTTCAAAGGCTATGCTCAGGTCGGTTATGCTCAGGTCGCCCAAAACATATCTTTCGCGGGCTATCTGGTATTTTTCTGAGGCAATGCTATCTGCCTGGGCGGTAAACACCAGCTGATCCTTCATCATATTAAACAGTGTTACCTGCGTTACTATCTGTTGCTTAAAGGTCTGTTTATCCTGTTCAACAGCATATTCGGTAAACTGCTCGTTGGCCTGTGCTGTCTTTACCCTGGATTTTGAGCGCCCCCAGTCCATCACCGGTATCGAGAACTTAAGCTCGAGCAGCTGCTGGTTTTGGGGCGATTTATAAACATCAAATACATTTTGAGCGCTGTTTGAAAAGCCCAGGTTTGCTGTAAGTGTTGCAACCAGCCCGCTTTGCCCTTTGGCTTTGGCCACATCGCGTTTTGCCTCGGCCAGCCGGCGCACAAAGGCTATAGCATCCGACCGGTTAGCAAAGGCTTCTGTTAAAACCTTATCTGCCGATACATTCATGTTAATAGACGAGCCCGGTATTTCGAGCGCTATCTTATCGTCGCCCTCTACCCCTGTGTAGCTGCGCAGGTTTAAGG includes:
- a CDS encoding GH92 family glycosyl hydrolase, yielding MRSIVRGVVIVLCMFVAFNASAQKKKKDVTQFVDPFIGTGGHGHTYPGAVAPFGMVQLSPDTRLEGWDGVSGYHYTDSLVYGFSHTHLSGTGIADLCDVLFMPTTGQPQLKNTDYRSGFKKKNEDASPGYYATKLDKYNIDVELTATTRVGVHKYDYNGAQQGNIIIDLQHRDEVLDSWIEVVNDHEIRGFRRSKSWATDQHLYFYAKFSKPFKTYGIALNDAVQPGQSKLQGKNIKMYITFDDPGTVISKVGISSVSAEGALKNLDTEMPDFDFKKILKATKFAWNEELSKIQVEGGAPPLAQQKQANSIYNPYGYRVPVPKKKQMEVPDVGKLKQIMFYTALYHCMVAPSIYNDVDGQYRGLDQKIHTATGFNYYTAFSLWDTYRAENPLLNLIDRKRTSDFIKTFLAVYEQGGLLPIWPLATTETYCMVGNHSIPVIVDAYAKGIRDFNAEEAFTAMKAAVNRNQFGLDNYRETGAVNADVEHESVSKTLDYAFDDWCIAQMAKMLNKPQDYAEYIKRAQYWKNVHNNQNGFMQARDNGGWYTPFEPTEINNNYTEGNAWQYSFLVPQDVEGLIKSLGGKAGFETKLDELFSTNAPLSGRQQDDVTGLVGQYAHGNEPSHHIAYLYNFTDAPDKTQYYVNKILREQYSAKPDGLSGNEDCGQMSAWYVMSSLGIYNIAPGQQQYQIGTPQFEKMVINLENGKKFTISNPGATVGRGNFYVQGMNLNKKPYNKLYINYEDVEKGGDFEVFTGRLANKLFMQELEKPTSKITDDLIVPNPYIISGTKTFKQSITVEIACADSLAKIYYTLDGTTPTENSTPYTKPIAIMVNTNVKAIAVKDGKSSFVDKAEFTKIRGDIKLTLINKYLPNYSAQGDETLINGIHGTANWRLGNWQGYQNKDLEAVIDMGQVKPVKQVSIGTLQDARSWIVFPPKVEYWLSDDGKNYKLAATVNTKVDVKDLTVQTQEFTAQINKKTRYIKLIAKQYGALPEWHESKGSASYIFADEITVE
- a CDS encoding TfoX/Sxy family protein — translated: MGYDEKQANRVREALIDAGDLTEKHMFGGLCFMVDDKMCICVRNANLLCRVGPDEFETALEKPGASTMKMGARTMKGYVYVEEEFLRKSEDFDYWINASLRYNKVAKKLKKT
- a CDS encoding phytanoyl-CoA dioxygenase family protein — its product is MTNKPLSAQQLSDYHRDGYLIVKDFCSAAEVEKLYSTALNDDAMRKNALDLNDQSGKKTRLSLWFTPGNDVFGYLTRSQKMITPVNQLLDGDAPVCHFHSKLMQKEPRVGGAWEWHQDYGYWYKNQFMFPDQLMSVMVALTNANKENGCLQVIKGSHKLGRVNHGFAGEQVGADMVMVNNALQTMPLVYCELQPGDALLFHSNLLHRSEANLSDGPRWSVISCYSRQSNIAYNETSTSWKTPVEIVPDEAILEWDAGSLSNNDFLAKENDPALKETGWEK
- a CDS encoding AraC family transcriptional regulator, translated to MKLYIKNMVCSRCKMVVKAELEKAGLHPTSVELGEVDLSDEPDKTAVTGLNDNLKLLGFEIIDDRKSRIIEQIKNAIVTLIHHTDEFLNLNLSEYLSTQLNYDYGYLSNLFSEVEGTTIEKYFIAQKIEKVKELMMYDELTLSQIANQLGYSSVAYLSSQFKKQTGLTPTFYRALKENKRRNIEDL
- a CDS encoding heavy-metal-associated domain-containing protein — translated: MTHTYNITGMTCTGCQAKVQSLLSGVPEVTGVNINLAEGKADISMSRHVDTQTLQAALAPYPKYTLTEAQHPAPVPSFSLDDEDKRSFWETYKPVLLIFGYVSLLSVLVSATFGLGWMAGMRIFMSGFFLVFSFFKMLDIAGFADSYAMYDLLAKKIRAWGYIYVFIELALGIAYAINFNPFITNIVTLVVMSVSTIGVLQSVLNKRKIKCACLGAVFNLPMSTVSIIEDALMIAMSAVMLAML
- a CDS encoding PAS domain-containing sensor histidine kinase translates to MKLRTKYILFVTILHLLTLGLTFYIFDKDRVFFIISEVFIIVSLVIAINLYGQLIRPIKMLLQGIEALKDRDFNVKFLPTGKHEVDQLINVYNQMIDELRTERTQQEEQHFFLEKLIYTSPTGIIILDHDERIQQLNPKALAILGLDEKELIGNNINELQHPLFKQAKLLKAGETITVKLSGVTTYKLQKSHFIDRGFQRNFIMMEELTAEILAAEKNTYGKVIRMMAHEVNNTIGPVNSIIQSALKSGELWQHEPDSQLNNALQVAFDRNQNLNHFMRNFADLVKLPDANKKQTDLNHLLNSVIELMQIKAHERQISLVYHPTEQPVIIMADVQQMEQALINIVKNAIEAIEADGVVTFTVDARGRKLTITDTGKGISNEQSKQLFTPFYSTKRDGQGIGLTLVREIMLNHGFEFSLKTIAEGHTDFTIHF
- a CDS encoding sigma-54 dependent transcriptional regulator, whose protein sequence is MILVIDDDIAVRTSLLLLLKSHKYEVAGAETPAEALRQVKENKPGLIILDLNFSISTSGEEGMALLAQIKKIEPAIPVILITGWGSIALAVQGMKLGANDFINKPWDNGHLLQSVKTLIDLQDKTAVNRTRKQLDKEYNFQHIIGEDPRMLQILETIGRVAGTDASILIMGESGTGKELIAEAVHQNSLRANKPFIKVNLGGISTSLFESEMFGHIRGAFTDARFDRVGRFELANKGTIFLDEIGDLDAGSQVKLLRVLQDRTYEVLGSSRTKTVDVRVVCATNKNLNQMVSSGGFREDLLYRINLITITLPSLRERPGDIPLLVNFFINNLKQIYNRPALTVSKSAMKWLQHLPLPGNIRQLKNLVERSILVSKANELDIDDFRSQLEQAPAKKGDARVPAVGTITLEEMEIEMIKKAMLYHKNKVAKAATALGLTRSALYRRLDKFEIPYDEAED
- a CDS encoding ABC transporter permease, with the translated sequence MFKHLFKMIWNKKKQNSLLIVEILLSFLVIFAVFSFALNSYNNYAKPMGFNYNHVWAISYNHTLETNNPDSVTLVYQNLLRDIKSMPLVVDAGYASSNIPFSNNHMSTGLTSNGIEVHNVNNFFMDENYLDVMGAKMLAGRWYNKADRASTTKILVINKMLKEKVFGKAEAVGKTFGDKAEDKRKIIGVIDDIKTDGDYQSPTYGLYNLQDTAAYKWMGKILVKVAPQADAAFEGKLYKLMAGRLKKSNIEIEHLDNKLVAYNKFTLVPLIILSIVAAFLIINVALGIFGVLWYNINKRRGEIGLRRAVGAPGSSVSAQLVSEAIILATLSLIIGAFFAIQFPLLNVFDLPAGVYLVAMLLAVIFIYLLVLICSLYPGKQASAILPAVALHEE